The Streptococcus oralis region CCCTCTTTCTAGCTTTTTTCTGTCTTTTTACAGCTGATAGAGTACTTGCGAGTGACTACGATCATTATAATCCCATTGAAAAGGATGCCAGCAGTACGGGCTTTGAAACCTTGCAGCACCTCAACAAGGATGTTTGTGGTTGGATTAGCCTCGATGGGACCAAGGTAGACTATCCCCTCTTGCAGAGTCAGGACAATGTCAAATACCTTGACCGCAATGCTTTTGGCGATTATACTGTGTCAGGTTCTATATTTCTAGACTATCGTTTTAATCCAAATTTTACTGACTTTAACACTATTATCTACGGTCACTCCATGGCTTCTGGTGCTATGTTTGGGGAGATTCAAAAATTTGCAGATCAAGATTTTTTTGAAAATCATCGCTATGGTTCTATCTACTACAATGGTCGTGAACGTGGTCTTGAGATTTTTGGGATTTTAGAAGTGGATGCCTATGACACGGAGATTTACCGGACTTTGAGTTCCAACGATGAGGAACACCAGGCTTACTATCAGTATTTGCTAAGTAAAGCCAAGTACAAGCGAGATGTCTCCTTGACCTCAACGGACAAGATTGTTTTGTTAAGCACCTGTTTCCTTAACATTACCAACGGACGACATATCCTCTTAGCTAAAATAACGGATGCACCAGTAAAAGCAGCCCAGGATAAAAGTGGAGAAGCTGTAGGGACGCGGTATTTCGATCAAGGGCTACCAACGCATTGGATTTATATCCTTGCCTTTCTTCTCCTGATTATCGTTATTTTACTCCTTGTCGTTATCATCCTAATCATGAGACGAGATAAAAAGACTAAAGACAAAAAGAAATAGTAGACGTCGGAAGCGTTTACTATTTTTTTCTTTCATGATAGAATAGATAGTGAAAATAATAACATAAGGATAATAACATGAAAAAAGCAATATTAATGATGACCTTTGGATCTCCAGAGGAGATTAGTTTTGAAGGAGTCGCAGAATTTTTTACAAACATTCGTCGTGGTGTTAGACCCCAAGACCACGAGATTCAGACCCTCTATGACAACTACGTCCTTATCGGTGGGACACCTTTGCAGCGGATTACAAGGGAAGAAGTTGCTTTAGTAAGAGAACGTATAGGGGAGGAGTACGGTATCTACTTTGCCAATAAGTTTTCTCGCCCCTTTATTCCAGACGTGATCAAGCAGATGGAAGCTGATGGTGTTGAAGAATGTATCTGCTTGATTTTGGAACCTCATTATTCCTTTTACTCGGTGATGGGGTATGAAAAGTTTTTGGAAAGTCAGCAGATCCGATTTTTAGTAATTAAGGACTGGTATCAACAACAGCCTTTGCTGGACTTCTGGACAGATGAGATTAGCAAAATTTTACGAAATCATGTGGGAGAAGAAACTTTCAAGGTAATCTTTTCAGCTCACAGTGTTCCCATTTTCGCCTTAGACTATGGAGATCCTTATATTGATCAGATTTTCGATAATAGCAAGCTAATTGCTGAACAACTCGGCCTAACAGCTGACCAGTATACCAATACTTGGCAGAGCGAAAGCGATATTGGAATCCCTTGGATCAAGCCAGATGTCTTAGAGTATTTACGAGAACAAAAGCAACATCCCGAGCATTATATTTTTATCCCGATTAGTTTTATCAGTGAGCACATTGAAGTCTTGTTTGACAACGATGTAGAATGTTATGAGTTGTGTCAAGAATTAGGTGTCACCTACCATCGTCCACCTATGCCCAATACAGATAGCCGTTTAATTGACGCTTTAGTTGCTACTGTACGAGCCAATGAAGACAAAGAATTTAAAGCTTTTCTCCCAGAAGAAGAAACATTTGATGAGTTAGCGCCTTCGGCAACTACAAAGGACATCATGGAGGAGACAGACGATCTTCAGATGCCAGAATTTGTCAAAAAACTCATTGAGAAAAAAGGCCGTGAAAATGTGAAGATGCCTTACTTGATTAAGAAAATGCTCGAAAAGGCTGGGAAGTTACCAAAAGAGTAAAGAAAAAAGGATTTAGCTTGAAGCTAAATCCTTTATTTGTCTTATTTTTTCTCAAGAAGAGCTTTGATTTCTTGAAGAACTTCGAGTTCAGTTGGAGCAGCAGGAGCTTCCTCAACCACTTCCTCTTTCTTACGGAGGTTTTGCGCTTTTTCAATACCTTTGATAACGAAGAAGAGAACTGTACCCACAACAAGGAAGTTGATAACAGCGCTCAAGAATTTACCATATGTAACACCATTCCATGCAAGCTCAGCGATATTTTGTACTTTCGCAGCTTCCAAGGCTGGGTTCAAGAGAAGTGGAGTGATGATATCATTAACAAATGAAGTAACGATAGCACCAAATGCAGAGGCAATGATCACACCGACAGCGAGGTCAACGACATTACCACGAAGCAAAAATGCTTTAAGATCCTTTAACATTTTCATAAATTCCTTTCCTAATTTTCTAATTTATTATATCCTAAATTGTGACAAAAAGCAACTTGAACGCTCAAAGTTCTCAGTTGCCCCCTTTAAAAATATAAATTTTACTGAGAATATAGTTTAAAATAATGATCAATATCTGTGCTAGTATGGTCTCGATAGTATTAACTCTATCTATATTATATTTAACAAACTGGCCAATAACATCAGGAAAGGTTGTAACAAAGATATAAGTTAAAAGAAGGTCCAGACCAAGAGTAGAGAGACGAGCTAAGAAAAATTTAACTAGTCGAATTGGCCAATTCTTCCTCTCTTGTTTAAAAACAAATGTATCATTAGTGATAAAGGCAAAAAGAATACCGATAATATTTGCCAGTGCAGTTGCTAGGATTTCCTGATGGCTGATATGATAGATAGCTAAACGTGATAAAATAGATACCAAGGTAGTAGCACTACCAAAAAATAGATAGGAGAGGATTTCATTATCAAAAAAAGCCTTAATTTGATTTTTCATGATTTTAGTATAGCATAAAGTCATATATTGTGCTATACTGGTAAGGTTGATTCACTCAACCCTTGGTGCTTAGCTTCTTTCACCAAGCATATTTTACGCGGGAAACCGCCAAAGGAGAAAACATGAAAAAATTAACTGTTCGCGACATGGCAGATATTGCTATTGTTGCTGCTATCTATGTGGTTTTGACCATTACCCCACCACTAAATGCTATTAGCTACGGTGCTTACCAGTTCCGTATTTCTGAGATGATGAATTTTTTGGCTTTTTACAACCCTAAATACATCATCGGTGTGACGATTGGTTGTATGATTGCTAATTTCTTTAGTTTTGGCATAATTGATGTCTTTGTCGGTGGAGGATCTACTCTAATTTTCCTTAGTCTAGGTGTTTGGCTCTTTAGCAAGTATAAGGAAGACTATTTGTTCAATGGTTTGATTCGAAAAGATCATTTCTTCTTTTCAATCCTCTTCTCAATTTCAATGATTACCATTGCAGCAGAACTTCATATCGTTGCTGAAGCTCCATTCTTTTTCACTTGGTTTTCTACAGGAATTGGAGAGTTTGCATCGCTTATCGTTGGTGCAATCCTAATCGGAAAACTGGGACAGCGAATCGATTTAACAAAATAAGAAGTTTATAAGCTAGATACTTGATAAATCTAGCTTTTTTCATTCCAGAAAAGAAAAAGAGCGCTTGACAATAGCATAGAACTATAGTATACTTTTTAGGTAAGCTGATTTAGCTCAGTTGGCAGAGCGCATCCATGGTAAGGATGAGGTCGCCGGTTCAATCCCGGCAATTAGCATGAAATAGACAGTAAAACTCTTGATATTCGAGAGTTTTTTATATTTACCCCGCATTAGCCTTGACAAAGTCAGCAAAGCATAGTAGAATAAAACCTGCGATGAGTCGATAGGTAGTCTTCGGACTACTATTGAGCATAAGGAGGTCATAACGCAGGAGCGGACCTTGATGAGTTGTGTGAACCTGCTCATCACATGAAGATGCCTCTTAGTCCCTGGTCAATGGCTAGGGATTTTTTATTTTCAGAAATTAGAACTCAAAAATACTTTTCAATTTTTAGAAAAAGTAGTATAATACTTCTATTATAGAAATTTTTAGAAAATTCCGAAAGAGGTTATTTATGGGATATACAGTTGCTGTAGTCGGCGCGACAGGTGCTGTCGGAGCTCAGATGATAAAAATGTTGGAAGAATCAACACTTCCTATCGAAAAAATTCGTTACCTTGCTTCTGCACGTTCAGCAGGCAAGACTTTGAAATTTAAAGACCAAGATATTACGATTGAAGAAACGACTGAGACCGCTTTTGAGGGTGTTGATATTGCACTCTTCTCAGCAGGCGGTTCGACATCAGCTAAGTATGCACCATACGCAGTTCAAGCTGGAGCTGTAGTAGTAGATAACACATCTTATTTCCGTCAAAATCCAGATGTACCACTGGTTGTTCCAGAGGTCAATGCTCATGCACTTGATGCCCACAACGGAATTATTGCCTGCCCTAACTGTTCAACAATCCAAATGATGGTGGCTCTTGAGCCTGTTCGTCAAAAATGGGGCTTGGACCGTATCATAGTTTCAACTTACCAAGCGGTTTCAGGTGCTGGTATGGGAGCGATTCTTGAAACACAACGTGAACTCCGTGAAGTCTTGAATGACGGTGTGAATCCACGTGATTTGCATGCGGAAATTTTGCCTTCAGGTGGTGACAAGAAACACTATCCTATCGCTTTTAACGCTCTTCCACAAATCGATGTCTTTACTGACAATGATTACACTTATGAAGAGATGAAGATGACCAAGGAAACGAAGAAAATCATGGAAGATGATAGCATCGCAGTGTCTGCAACATGTGTGCGTATTCCTGTCTTGTCAGCTCACTCTGAGTCTGTTTATATCGAAACAAAAGAAGTGGCTCCAATCGAAGAAGTGAAAGCAGCTATTGCAGCCTTTCCAGGTGCTGTTCTTGAGGATGACGTAGCGCATCAAATCTATCCGCAAGCCATCAATGCAGTTGGTTCACGTGATACCTTTGTTGGTCGTATCCGTAAAGACTTGGATGCTGAAAAAGGAATCCACATGTGGGTTGTTTCAGATAACCTTCTTAAAGGTGCTGCTTGGAACTCAGTTCAGATCGCAGAAACACTTCACGAACGTGGATTGGTTCGTCCAACAGCTGAGTTGAAATTTGAATTAAAATAGTCATATCGTTTAGGAGTTCAGATGAACTCCTTCTTTGAAATAGAGAGGTGTTTCTCATGTCTTATCAAGATTTAAAAGAGTGTAAAATCATCACAGCCTTTATTACCCCTTTCCATGAGGATGGTTCCATCAACTTTGATGCCATTCCAGCCTTGATTGAGCATTTATTGGCCCATCACACAGACGGCATTCTCCTAGCTGGAACAACTGCTGAGAGTCCAACTTTGACTCACGATGAGGAGTTGCAACTCTTTGCAGCTGTACAAAAGATTGTTAATGGACGCGTTCCTTTGATTGCGGGTGTAGGTACCAATGATACACGTGACTCGATCGAATTTGTCAAAGAAGTCGCAGACTTTGGTGGCTTCGCTGCTGGACTTGCTATCGTACCATACTACAACAAACCTTCTCAAGAAGGAATGTATCAGCACTTTAAAGCGATTGCAGATGCTTCTGACTTACCTATTATCATCTATAACATTCCAGGGCGTGTAGTTGTTGAATTAACTCCAGAAACCTTGCTTCGTTTGGCTGACCATCCAAATATCATCGGTGTTAAAGAATGTACCAGCTTGGCCAATATGGCTTACTTGATTGAGCACAAGCCAGAAGAATTCTTGATTTATACAGGTGAAGATGGAGATGCCTTCCATGCCATGAACCTTGGTGCGGATGGGGTTATTTCTGTTGCCTCCCATACAAATGGAGATGAGATGCACGAGATGCTCACTGCCATTGCAGAAAGCGATATGAAGAAAGCAGCAGCTATTCAACGTAAATTCATTCCTAAGGTCAACGCCCTCTTCTCTTATCCAAGTCCTGCTCCAGTTAAGGCTGTTTTGAACTATATGGGATTTGAAGCTGGACCAACTCGATTACCTCTAGTTCCAGCACCAGAAGAAGATGCTAAACGCATCATCAAGGTTGTTGTAGATGGTGACTACGAAGCAACTAAGGCAACCGTAACAGGTGTCCTTAGACCAGATTACTAATGAAGACAATAAAATCCATGATTGAAAGAACGATCATGGATTTTTCTTATTTTCCTAAACAGAATTGGCTAAAGAGTTGGGTGATGAGTTCATCTGGTGCTGCATCTCCAGTGATTTCTCCTAGGATTTCCCAAGTACGGGTCAAGTCAACTTGCAACAAATCAACTGGCATACCCAGCTCAAGACCTTCATTAACTGCTTGTAGGCTTTCAACGGCCTTTTCAATCAAGGAAATATGACGGGCATTTGACAAGTAAGTAGCATCTTGCTCGACCAAACCAGCATTTTCAAAGAAGAGATCGTTAATACGCTCTTCGATCTTATCAATGTTTTGGTTTTTAAGAACTGAAATACGGATGACATCTTCAGGTAGTTCCGAAGTTTCAATCGCTTCAGGAAGATCCGTTTTATTAAGTAGAATAATGCGGTTGGTATCTTGGCTGATTTCTAAGAGTTGGCGATCTTGGGCGGTCAGTGGTTCACTGGCATTTAGTACTAGTAGTACCAAGTCAGCTTCCTTGAGGGCTTTTCTAGAACGTTCGACACCGATTTGTTCCACGATGTCATCTGTTTCCCGAATACCAGCTGTATCAATCAATTTGAGAGGAACACCATTGATGTTGACGTATTCTTCGATGACATCACGGGTAGTACCAGCGATGTCTGTAACGATGGCCTTTTCTTCACGCAGGAGGTTGTTGAGCAGGCTCGATTTCCCAACGTTGGGACGACCGATGATGGCAGTTGAAATTCCCTCACGGAGGATTTTACCTCGACGTGCTGTCCTAAGGAGATTAGTTAGCAATTGCTCAAACTCCATAGTTTTCTCACGGACAACAGCAGTAGTAGCTTCCTCAACATCATCATACTCAGGATAGTCGATATTGACCTCGACTTGGGCAAGTGTATTGAGGATTTCTTGGCGGGTATTATTAATGAGGTCAGAAAGGGAGCCGTCCAATTGCTTAACTGCAATATTCATAGCCTTGTCTGTCTTGGCGCGGATGATGTCCATCACCGCCTCAGCCTGTGTCAAATCTACACGACCGTTTAGAAAGGCGCGCTTGGTAAATTCACCAGGTTCAGCCAATCGAGCTCCTTCACGGATAGCTAACTGGAGAATCTCATTGGTGACGGCAATCCCACCGTGGGTGTTAATCTCGATAATGTCCTCGCGAGTGAAGGTCTTTGGAGATTTCATAGCTCCAATCATAACCTCGTCCATGACCTTACCAGTCAAAGGATCAATAATATGCCCGTAGTTAAGAGTATGGCTGGTAACCTTACTCAAATCCTTGCCTTTAAAAATCTTTTGCGCAATAGCAAAACTATCTGTTCCGCTCAAACGGACAATACCAATGGCCCCTTCACCTAGTGGAGTAGAGATAGCAGCGATGGTATCAAATTCACGTGTAATCATACTAATTCCTTTTGTATTTCTTTTCTTAGGATATGTATCCAAACATCTCTTCAAATTGTAACAAATTTAGGTTATTTCTTCAATGGATGCTACTTGGAGATTGAAAAAGCCTAAGCAAATTTGCTTAAGCTTGCTTATTTGGTACGCATTTCACCTTGAGGGAAATAGGTTCCTTCAGGCATGTCGTTGATAATGACATGAACAGCAGACTGAGGTGCTCCTGTGTTGCGGACAACTGCTTCAGTAACCTCCTTAGCAAGAGCTTTCTTTTGCTCGAGCGTACGTCCTTCAAACAAATCGATGCGAACAAATGGCATAATGGTTTCCTCCGTGGATTCTTTATTTCTTTATATTTTACCATATTTTGCCATTTAAAGCTTCAGAAAATTATGATATACTAGAATGTAGCAAAAATTTAGAAATGGACGTGAAATAGAAGCATGGCACAGTTGTATTATCGTTATGGGACTATGAACTCAGGTAAAACGATTGAGATTCTTAAGGTAGCCTATAACTATGAGGAGCAAGGAAAGGGAGTTGTGATTATGACTTCGGCTCTGGATACGCGTGACGGTGTTGGCTATGTGTCGAGTCGAATCGGCATGAAACGACCAGCCATTGCGATTGAGGAAACGACAGATATCTTCGGCTATATCCGAGACTTACCTGAAAAACCTTACTGTGTGTTGGTCGATGAGGCTCAGTTTCTCAAGCGTCACCATGTTTACGACCTAGCTCGTGTGGTGGATGAGTTAGACATACCTGTCATGGCTTTTGGTTTGAAGAATGACTTTCGCAATGAATTGTTCGAAGGCTCCAAATATCTCTTGCTTTTAGCAGATAAAATCGATGAGATAAAGACCATCTGTCAGTATTGTAAGAAAAAGGCGACCATGGTGTTGCGAACTCAAGATGGCGTGCCAGTCTATGATGGCGAACAAATTCAAATCGGTGGCAATGAAACCTATATATCAGTCTGCCGAAAACATTATTTTGCCCCAATGATATCATCTAATAAGGAGCAAAACTATGACAATTGAACTAAGAGATGTTACAATGGGAAATTATTTTGATGTTTTGAATTTGGATGTCAAGGAATATCAAAAACAATTCATTGCAACCAACGCAATTAGTTTAGCTGAAGCATATGTCTACACTAAAAATGGAGATTTTGTAGCTCCATTGGCAGTTTATGATAATGATGCAATTATAGGTTTTGTGATGATAGCTTATGATAAAAAGATCGGAATTAGTAGTGGAAATTATTTACTATTTCGTTTTATGATTGATAAGAATTTTCAAAATCAAGGATATTTTAAACCAATTATGGATAAAGTGCTGGACTATGTTCGGACAGCGCCAGCAGGTTTAGGCAATAAACTTTGGTTGTCTTATGAACCAGAAAATGAACATGCAAGATCTTGTTACCTCGGTTATGGATTTAAAGAAACTGGGGAAATATTTGAGAACGAAGTAGTAGCAATCTATGATTTAACAATTGAGAAATAAGGAGAAAAAATGAACATCTATGATCAACTACAAGCTGTAGAAGACCGTTATGAAGAATTAGGAGAATTGCTGAGTGACCCTGATGTCGTTTCAGACACCCAACGCTTCATGGAGCTTTCAAAAGAAGAGGCTTCAACTCGTGATACGGTAACAGCCTACCGTGAGTACAAACAAGTTCTTCAAAACATCGTTGATGCCGAAGAGATGATTAAAGAATCAGGCGGAGATGCGGACTTGGAAGAAATGGCCAAGCAAGAACTCAAAGATGCCAAGGCTGAAAAAGAAGAATACGAAGAAAAACTCAAAATCTTGCTCCTTCCAAAGGATCCAAACGATGATAAGAACATCATCCTTGAAATCCGTGGAGCAGCTGGTGGAGATGAAGCAGCACTTTTCGCTGGAGACCTTCTAACCATGTACCAAAAGTATGCGGAAGCCCAAGGCTGGCGCTTTGAAGTCATGGAAGCTTCTATGAATGGTGTCGGTGGTTTCAAGGAAGTGGTTGCTATGGTTTCTGGTCAATCTGTATATTCTAAGCTTAAGTACGAATCAGGTGCCCACCGTGTGCAACGTGTCCCTGTGACAGAAAGCCAAGGTCGTGTACATACTTCGACAGCGACAGTCCTTGTCATGCCTGAAGTGGAAGAAGTAGAATACGATATTGATCCAAAAGACCTTCGTGTTGATATCTACCACGCATCTGGTGCTGGTGGTCAGAACGTCAATAAGGTTGCGACTGCCGTGCGTATCGTTCACTTGCCAACCAATATCAAGGTTGAGATGCAGGAAGAACGTACCCAGCAGAAAAACCGTGAGAAGGCCATGAAAATCATCCGTGCGCGTGTTGCTGACCACTTTGCACAAATTGCCCAGGATGAACAAGACGCTGAACGTAAGTCTACTATCGGTACTGGTGACCGTTCAGAACGTATTCGTACATATAACTTCCCACAAAACCGTGTCACAGACCACCGTATTGGCTTGACTCTCCAAAAACTAGATACCATCTTGTCTGGTAAATTGGATGAAGTTGTGGATGCCTTGGTTCTTTATGACCAAACACAAAAATTAGAAGAATTAAACAAATAATGAAATTAGCTCAATTATTTTCAGATTTTGAAGAAGAGTTGGTTAGACAAGGAGAGGAAGCTGAAAGCCTCTCTTTTGTCTATCGTAGCCTAAAAAATCTCTCTTTTACGGACTTTGTCTTTGCTCTTCAGCAGGAAGTGACAAAAGAGGAAGAAAATTTTGTAGAAGAAATTTACCAGCAGTTAGTGGCTCACAAACCGGCGCAGTACATCATTGGTCACGCAGATTTCTTTGGAATGCAGTTAAAAGTGGATGAGCGGGTTTTGATTCCTCGTCCAGAAACAGAAGAGTTGGTGGAACTTATCCTAGTCGAAAATCTTGAGGATAAGCTTAAGGTCCTAGATATCGGAACTGGAAGTGGCGCCATAGCTCTCGCATTAGCAAAAAACAGACCAGATTGGTCAGTGACAGCAGCAGATATTTCCCAAGATGCCTTAGAGCTTGCATCAGAGAATGCTAAAAATCAAAATCTTAATATATTTTTTAAAAAATCTGATTGTTTTGCAGAAATTTCTGAAAAATATGATATAATTGTATCCAATCCACCCTATATCTCTCGTAAAGATGAGTCAGAGGTCGGTTTGAATGTTTTGCATTCAGAACCTCATCTAGCTCTCTTTGCAGATGAGGATGGCCTAGCTATTTATCGCAGAATTGCGGAAGATGCAAAAGACTATCTCACAGATGGTGGTAAGATTTACCTTGAAATTGGATACAAGCAAGGTCAAAGTGTTCCTGCGCTTTTTAGGAAACATCTTCCTGAAAAACGGGTACGAACACTCAAGGACCAATTTGGTCAAGATAGGATGGTTGTAGTTGATGATGGACAGGATTAGACAAGAGTTGGAAAAGGGCGGGGCTGTTGTTCTACCAACCGAGACAGTTTATGGTCTCTTTGCTAAGGCCTTAGATGAAAAAGCTGTCGACCATGTTTACCAACTAAAACGTCGTCCCAGAGACAAGGCACTCAATCTTAATGTCGCTTCTCTAGAGGATATCTTGCACTTTTCAAAGAATCAGCCAACTTATCTACAAAAGCTTGTAGAGGCCTTTTTACCGGGTCCCTTGACCATTATCCTCGAAGCCAATGACCGAGTTCCCTATTGGGTCAACTCTGGTCTTGCAACTGTCGGATTTCGGATGCCGAGTCACCCCATTACACTTGATTTGATTCGAGAGACAGGTCCTTTGATTGGGCCGTCTGCCAATATCTCGGGTCAGGCGAGTGGAGTGACCTTTGCTCAAATTCTAGAGGATTTTGACCAAGAGGTTTTGGGGCTGGAGGACGACGCTTTTCTAACTGGACAGGATTCGACGATTTTGGATTTGTCTGGAGATAAGGTGAAAATCTTACGCCAGGGGGCGATTAAGCGAGAAGATATTCTTGCACAGTTGCCAGAGATTTCTTTTGAGGAGGAATGAGATGCTAAGAAATTTGCAAGAAACAGATGTGAATGCTATATGTGAGATTAACCAAGAGGCTTTGGGCTATTCTTTTAGTCCAGAGGACACAGCTAGTCAACTAACTAGACTGTCTCAGGATTCTCATCATTTCCTACTTGGCTATGAGGATGAGGTCAGCCATGTCCTACTTGGATATGTCCATGCTGAAGTTTATGAATCCCTCTATTCCAAAGCAGGATTTAATATTTTAGGCTTTGCGGTTTCGCCTCAAGCACAAGGGCAAGGTATCGGTAAAAGCTTACTGCAAGGGTTGGATCAAGAAGCAAAAAGACGGGGTTATGGGTTTATCCGCTTAAACTCTGCTGATCATCGTCTGGGAGCTCATGCATTTTATGAAAAAGTTGGTTATACTTGTGATAAAGTGCAGAAACGGTTTATTCGCATCTTTTAGTATATTTTCTTAAACTAAAGGACCAGTCACACTATAAAGGAGAAGACCTATGATTTTTGACAAAGACGATTTTAAAGCATACGATGCTGATCTCTGGAATGCTATTGCCAAAGAAGAAGAACGCCAACAAAACAACATTGAGTTGATTGCTTCGGAAAACGTGGTTTCCAAGGCAGTTATGGAAGCTCAAGGGTCTATCTTGACAAACAAATATGCCGAGGGTTACCCAGGACGCCGTTATTATGGTGGAACTGATGTAGTAGACGTGGTAGAAACTCTAGCTATTGAACGTGCAAAAGAAATTTTTGGTGCTAAATTCGCCAATGTCCAACCTCACTCAGGAAGCCAAGCCAACTGTGCGGCTTACATGGCCTTGATTGAGCCAGGTGATACCGTTATGGGGATGGATTTGGCAGCGGGTGGACACTTGACTCACGGAGCTCCTGTCAGTTTCTCAGGTCAAACATACAACTTTGTGTCATATAGTGTGGATCCTGAAACGGAACTCTTGGACTTTGATGCTATCTTGAAACAAGCTCAAGAAGTAAAACCAAAATTAATTGTAGCAGGTGCTTCAGCCTATTCTCAAATTATCGACTTCTCAAAATTCCGTGAAATCGCAGATGCCGTTGGTGCTAAGCTCATGGTCGATATGGCCCATATCGCTGGTTTGGTTGCAGCTGGACTTCATCCAAGCCCAGTACCATACGCTCATATCACTA contains the following coding sequences:
- the srtB gene encoding class B sortase gives rise to the protein MKTSTSRKVIKVILSLFLAFFCLFTADRVLASDYDHYNPIEKDASSTGFETLQHLNKDVCGWISLDGTKVDYPLLQSQDNVKYLDRNAFGDYTVSGSIFLDYRFNPNFTDFNTIIYGHSMASGAMFGEIQKFADQDFFENHRYGSIYYNGRERGLEIFGILEVDAYDTEIYRTLSSNDEEHQAYYQYLLSKAKYKRDVSLTSTDKIVLLSTCFLNITNGRHILLAKITDAPVKAAQDKSGEAVGTRYFDQGLPTHWIYILAFLLLIIVILLLVVIILIMRRDKKTKDKKK
- the hemH gene encoding ferrochelatase, with product MKKAILMMTFGSPEEISFEGVAEFFTNIRRGVRPQDHEIQTLYDNYVLIGGTPLQRITREEVALVRERIGEEYGIYFANKFSRPFIPDVIKQMEADGVEECICLILEPHYSFYSVMGYEKFLESQQIRFLVIKDWYQQQPLLDFWTDEISKILRNHVGEETFKVIFSAHSVPIFALDYGDPYIDQIFDNSKLIAEQLGLTADQYTNTWQSESDIGIPWIKPDVLEYLREQKQHPEHYIFIPISFISEHIEVLFDNDVECYELCQELGVTYHRPPMPNTDSRLIDALVATVRANEDKEFKAFLPEEETFDELAPSATTKDIMEETDDLQMPEFVKKLIEKKGRENVKMPYLIKKMLEKAGKLPKE
- the mscL gene encoding large conductance mechanosensitive channel protein MscL, which produces MLKDLKAFLLRGNVVDLAVGVIIASAFGAIVTSFVNDIITPLLLNPALEAAKVQNIAELAWNGVTYGKFLSAVINFLVVGTVLFFVIKGIEKAQNLRKKEEVVEEAPAAPTELEVLQEIKALLEKK
- a CDS encoding GtrA family protein; this translates as MKNQIKAFFDNEILSYLFFGSATTLVSILSRLAIYHISHQEILATALANIIGILFAFITNDTFVFKQERKNWPIRLVKFFLARLSTLGLDLLLTYIFVTTFPDVIGQFVKYNIDRVNTIETILAQILIIILNYILSKIYIFKGGN
- a CDS encoding QueT transporter family protein, with amino-acid sequence MKKLTVRDMADIAIVAAIYVVLTITPPLNAISYGAYQFRISEMMNFLAFYNPKYIIGVTIGCMIANFFSFGIIDVFVGGGSTLIFLSLGVWLFSKYKEDYLFNGLIRKDHFFFSILFSISMITIAAELHIVAEAPFFFTWFSTGIGEFASLIVGAILIGKLGQRIDLTK
- a CDS encoding aspartate-semialdehyde dehydrogenase, whose protein sequence is MGYTVAVVGATGAVGAQMIKMLEESTLPIEKIRYLASARSAGKTLKFKDQDITIEETTETAFEGVDIALFSAGGSTSAKYAPYAVQAGAVVVDNTSYFRQNPDVPLVVPEVNAHALDAHNGIIACPNCSTIQMMVALEPVRQKWGLDRIIVSTYQAVSGAGMGAILETQRELREVLNDGVNPRDLHAEILPSGGDKKHYPIAFNALPQIDVFTDNDYTYEEMKMTKETKKIMEDDSIAVSATCVRIPVLSAHSESVYIETKEVAPIEEVKAAIAAFPGAVLEDDVAHQIYPQAINAVGSRDTFVGRIRKDLDAEKGIHMWVVSDNLLKGAAWNSVQIAETLHERGLVRPTAELKFELK
- the dapA gene encoding 4-hydroxy-tetrahydrodipicolinate synthase, translated to MSYQDLKECKIITAFITPFHEDGSINFDAIPALIEHLLAHHTDGILLAGTTAESPTLTHDEELQLFAAVQKIVNGRVPLIAGVGTNDTRDSIEFVKEVADFGGFAAGLAIVPYYNKPSQEGMYQHFKAIADASDLPIIIYNIPGRVVVELTPETLLRLADHPNIIGVKECTSLANMAYLIEHKPEEFLIYTGEDGDAFHAMNLGADGVISVASHTNGDEMHEMLTAIAESDMKKAAAIQRKFIPKVNALFSYPSPAPVKAVLNYMGFEAGPTRLPLVPAPEEDAKRIIKVVVDGDYEATKATVTGVLRPDY
- the mnmE gene encoding tRNA uridine-5-carboxymethylaminomethyl(34) synthesis GTPase MnmE — its product is MITREFDTIAAISTPLGEGAIGIVRLSGTDSFAIAQKIFKGKDLSKVTSHTLNYGHIIDPLTGKVMDEVMIGAMKSPKTFTREDIIEINTHGGIAVTNEILQLAIREGARLAEPGEFTKRAFLNGRVDLTQAEAVMDIIRAKTDKAMNIAVKQLDGSLSDLINNTRQEILNTLAQVEVNIDYPEYDDVEEATTAVVREKTMEFEQLLTNLLRTARRGKILREGISTAIIGRPNVGKSSLLNNLLREEKAIVTDIAGTTRDVIEEYVNINGVPLKLIDTAGIRETDDIVEQIGVERSRKALKEADLVLLVLNASEPLTAQDRQLLEISQDTNRIILLNKTDLPEAIETSELPEDVIRISVLKNQNIDKIEERINDLFFENAGLVEQDATYLSNARHISLIEKAVESLQAVNEGLELGMPVDLLQVDLTRTWEILGEITGDAAPDELITQLFSQFCLGK
- a CDS encoding 4-oxalocrotonate tautomerase, coding for MPFVRIDLFEGRTLEQKKALAKEVTEAVVRNTGAPQSAVHVIINDMPEGTYFPQGEMRTK
- a CDS encoding thymidine kinase; protein product: MAQLYYRYGTMNSGKTIEILKVAYNYEEQGKGVVIMTSALDTRDGVGYVSSRIGMKRPAIAIEETTDIFGYIRDLPEKPYCVLVDEAQFLKRHHVYDLARVVDELDIPVMAFGLKNDFRNELFEGSKYLLLLADKIDEIKTICQYCKKKATMVLRTQDGVPVYDGEQIQIGGNETYISVCRKHYFAPMISSNKEQNYDN
- a CDS encoding GNAT family N-acetyltransferase — translated: MTIELRDVTMGNYFDVLNLDVKEYQKQFIATNAISLAEAYVYTKNGDFVAPLAVYDNDAIIGFVMIAYDKKIGISSGNYLLFRFMIDKNFQNQGYFKPIMDKVLDYVRTAPAGLGNKLWLSYEPENEHARSCYLGYGFKETGEIFENEVVAIYDLTIEK